One region of Ornithorhynchus anatinus isolate Pmale09 chromosome X5, mOrnAna1.pri.v4, whole genome shotgun sequence genomic DNA includes:
- the HORMAD1 gene encoding HORMA domain-containing protein 1 isoform X3, producing the protein MVTSQHQRPLKVGTEGPNATIENRSLTFVKKLLAVSVSNITYFRGIFPEDAYRTRHLGDVCIKILKNDTCPGSVQLAKWILGCYDALQKKYLRMLILEKITEGYQFQFNYTEEGVKMDFLSADQNNEYPWEETKKTSITLIQKLHVLMQNLGPLPKNFGLTMKLFYYDSVTPPDYQPPGFKDGNCDEVRFEESLMCLKIGAILAPCHTMKLMVTTKKNRIKNNCNDIVTEEDTEELQRKRKVPRPLSDKPGDEVPDKRSKMKRSLTTSRESLPGQGPTPQEERAASRGVSQHLTTAHSQAKENHPPRATKKTQKKNLRKTELPFNAKENQKSQSCSGRAGTDCYMDSSRRQNQEANPKRRRFSKPK; encoded by the exons ATGGTGACTTCTCAGCACCAGAGGCCTTTAAAG GTTGGAACGGAGGGCCCTAATGCCACAATAGAGAACCGATCTTTAACATTTGTGAAGAAGCTCCTTGCAGTTTCCGTGTCCAACATCACATACTTCAGAGGAATATTTCCAGAAGATGCCTATCGAACAAGACACCTAGGAG ATGTCTGTATCAAAATTTTGAAAAACGACACCTGTCCGGGATCTGTTCAATTAGCGAAATG GATATTGGGATGCTATGATGCTCTGCAGAAAAAATAT CTAAGGATGCTTATTCTAGAA AAAATCACAGAGGGCTATCAATTTCAATTTAATTACACCGAGGAAGGAGTCAAAATGGACTTTTTAAG TGCTGACCAAAACAATGAATATCCTTGGGAGGAAACGAAGAAAACAAGCATTACCCTCATTCAGAAGCTTCACGTTCTGATGCAGAACCTGGGCCCTTTACCTAAAAACTTCGGACTAACCATGAAACTTTTCTACTACGACAGTG TGACTCCTCCAGACTACCAGCCCCCTGGCTTCAAGGATGGAAACTGTGACGAGGTGAGGTTTGAGGAATCCCTGATGTGCCTCAAAATAGGGGCAATCCTAGCTCCCTGTCATACTATGAAGCTGATGGTGACCACCAAAAAGAATCGCATCAAAAACAACTGCAATGACATTGTAACCGAGGAAGATACGGAAGAAttgcagagaaaaagaaaagtgccCAGACCCCTTTCGGACAAACCTGGGGAT GAAGTACCGGACAAACGTTCCAAGATGAAAAGGAGCCTGACAACTTCCAGAG AATCTCTCCCAGGACAAGGTCCAACCCCGCAAGAAGAGAGAGCGGCGAGCCGGGGAGTAAGCCAACATCTGACCACCGCTCATTCTCAG GCCAAGGAAAATCACCCACCTAGGGCTACTAAAAAAACTCAGAAGAAGAATCTGAGGAAAACTGAACTGCCTTTCAATGCTAAAGAAAATCAGAAGAGTCAGTCTTGTTCGGGGAGAGCTGGAACT GACTGTTACATGGATTCATCTCGCCGCCAAAATCAAGAAGCAAATCCCAAAAGGAGGAGATTCAGCAAACCAAAGtag
- the HORMAD1 gene encoding HORMA domain-containing protein 1 isoform X1, which yields MVTSQHQRPLKVGTEGPNATIENRSLTFVKKLLAVSVSNITYFRGIFPEDAYRTRHLGDVCIKILKNDTCPGSVQLAKWILGCYDALQKKYLRMLILEIYTSSGKPKKITEGYQFQFNYTEEGVKMDFLSADQNNEYPWEETKKTSITLIQKLHVLMQNLGPLPKNFGLTMKLFYYDSVTPPDYQPPGFKDGNCDEVRFEESLMCLKIGAILAPCHTMKLMVTTKKNRIKNNCNDIVTEEDTEELQRKRKVPRPLSDKPGDEVPDKRSKMKRSLTTSRESLPGQGPTPQEERAASRGVSQHLTTAHSQAKENHPPRATKKTQKKNLRKTELPFNAKENQKSQSCSGRAGTDCYMDSSRRQNQEANPKRRRFSKPK from the exons ATGGTGACTTCTCAGCACCAGAGGCCTTTAAAG GTTGGAACGGAGGGCCCTAATGCCACAATAGAGAACCGATCTTTAACATTTGTGAAGAAGCTCCTTGCAGTTTCCGTGTCCAACATCACATACTTCAGAGGAATATTTCCAGAAGATGCCTATCGAACAAGACACCTAGGAG ATGTCTGTATCAAAATTTTGAAAAACGACACCTGTCCGGGATCTGTTCAATTAGCGAAATG GATATTGGGATGCTATGATGCTCTGCAGAAAAAATAT CTAAGGATGCTTATTCTAGAA ATTTACACCAGCTCCGGAAAACCTAAG AAAATCACAGAGGGCTATCAATTTCAATTTAATTACACCGAGGAAGGAGTCAAAATGGACTTTTTAAG TGCTGACCAAAACAATGAATATCCTTGGGAGGAAACGAAGAAAACAAGCATTACCCTCATTCAGAAGCTTCACGTTCTGATGCAGAACCTGGGCCCTTTACCTAAAAACTTCGGACTAACCATGAAACTTTTCTACTACGACAGTG TGACTCCTCCAGACTACCAGCCCCCTGGCTTCAAGGATGGAAACTGTGACGAGGTGAGGTTTGAGGAATCCCTGATGTGCCTCAAAATAGGGGCAATCCTAGCTCCCTGTCATACTATGAAGCTGATGGTGACCACCAAAAAGAATCGCATCAAAAACAACTGCAATGACATTGTAACCGAGGAAGATACGGAAGAAttgcagagaaaaagaaaagtgccCAGACCCCTTTCGGACAAACCTGGGGAT GAAGTACCGGACAAACGTTCCAAGATGAAAAGGAGCCTGACAACTTCCAGAG AATCTCTCCCAGGACAAGGTCCAACCCCGCAAGAAGAGAGAGCGGCGAGCCGGGGAGTAAGCCAACATCTGACCACCGCTCATTCTCAG GCCAAGGAAAATCACCCACCTAGGGCTACTAAAAAAACTCAGAAGAAGAATCTGAGGAAAACTGAACTGCCTTTCAATGCTAAAGAAAATCAGAAGAGTCAGTCTTGTTCGGGGAGAGCTGGAACT GACTGTTACATGGATTCATCTCGCCGCCAAAATCAAGAAGCAAATCCCAAAAGGAGGAGATTCAGCAAACCAAAGtag
- the HORMAD1 gene encoding HORMA domain-containing protein 1 isoform X2 — MVTSQHQRPLKVGTEGPNATIENRSLTFVKKLLAVSVSNITYFRGIFPEDAYRTRHLGDVCIKILKNDTCPGSVQLAKWILGCYDALQKKYLRMLILEIYTSSGKPKKITEGYQFQFNYTEEGVKMDFLSADQNNEYPWEETKKTSITLIQKLHVLMQNLGPLPKNFGLTMKLFYYDSVTPPDYQPPGFKDGNCDEVRFEESLMCLKIGAILAPCHTMKLMVTTKKNRIKNNCNDIVTEEDTEELQRKRKVPRPLSDKPGDEVPDKRSKMKRSLTTSRGQGPTPQEERAASRGVSQHLTTAHSQAKENHPPRATKKTQKKNLRKTELPFNAKENQKSQSCSGRAGTDCYMDSSRRQNQEANPKRRRFSKPK, encoded by the exons ATGGTGACTTCTCAGCACCAGAGGCCTTTAAAG GTTGGAACGGAGGGCCCTAATGCCACAATAGAGAACCGATCTTTAACATTTGTGAAGAAGCTCCTTGCAGTTTCCGTGTCCAACATCACATACTTCAGAGGAATATTTCCAGAAGATGCCTATCGAACAAGACACCTAGGAG ATGTCTGTATCAAAATTTTGAAAAACGACACCTGTCCGGGATCTGTTCAATTAGCGAAATG GATATTGGGATGCTATGATGCTCTGCAGAAAAAATAT CTAAGGATGCTTATTCTAGAA ATTTACACCAGCTCCGGAAAACCTAAG AAAATCACAGAGGGCTATCAATTTCAATTTAATTACACCGAGGAAGGAGTCAAAATGGACTTTTTAAG TGCTGACCAAAACAATGAATATCCTTGGGAGGAAACGAAGAAAACAAGCATTACCCTCATTCAGAAGCTTCACGTTCTGATGCAGAACCTGGGCCCTTTACCTAAAAACTTCGGACTAACCATGAAACTTTTCTACTACGACAGTG TGACTCCTCCAGACTACCAGCCCCCTGGCTTCAAGGATGGAAACTGTGACGAGGTGAGGTTTGAGGAATCCCTGATGTGCCTCAAAATAGGGGCAATCCTAGCTCCCTGTCATACTATGAAGCTGATGGTGACCACCAAAAAGAATCGCATCAAAAACAACTGCAATGACATTGTAACCGAGGAAGATACGGAAGAAttgcagagaaaaagaaaagtgccCAGACCCCTTTCGGACAAACCTGGGGAT GAAGTACCGGACAAACGTTCCAAGATGAAAAGGAGCCTGACAACTTCCAGAG GACAAGGTCCAACCCCGCAAGAAGAGAGAGCGGCGAGCCGGGGAGTAAGCCAACATCTGACCACCGCTCATTCTCAG GCCAAGGAAAATCACCCACCTAGGGCTACTAAAAAAACTCAGAAGAAGAATCTGAGGAAAACTGAACTGCCTTTCAATGCTAAAGAAAATCAGAAGAGTCAGTCTTGTTCGGGGAGAGCTGGAACT GACTGTTACATGGATTCATCTCGCCGCCAAAATCAAGAAGCAAATCCCAAAAGGAGGAGATTCAGCAAACCAAAGtag